The genomic region CGAGGCCGGCGGCGTCGAGCGCGGACGCGAAGAACGTGCGTAGGGACGCGGGCGAGAACGGCCCCGCCGGACGGTCAGTCATCGGATGTCGGGCGGCGCGGCGAAACTATCGCCGCCGGCCGGTGATGTCCGCGCACACCGCGGCCATGACCCGCGCGCCCGCCACGAGGTCGGCCACCGCGACCGACTCGTCCGCCACCTGCAGAAATTCGCCCGGCCCGTAGATCGCGGCGGGGATGCCGTGGCGCATGATGTCCGCGGCGTCGGTCACGCCCGCCGCCAGCGGCATGCCCTCGAGCAGCCGCGGCGCGCGGCCGAGCAGCCGCGTCTGGACGTCCGTGATCGTCCGCACGATCTCCGCGTCGTGGCCGATGCGGTACGGCCACTGCTGCGTCGCCGCCTGCACCTTGGCGCTGAGCCCCGGCATCTCCGCGCACACCTCGGCCAGAAGCCGCTCGAAGTCGCGCCTGATGCCGTCGAACGACATCGACGGCAGAAACCGGACGTCGCCCTGCAGCGTGCACGTCTCCGCGGTGAGCTTGTGGCGTTCCGGCGCGCCCCCGTTGATGTATCCCCACACCATGCGCGGCAGGAACGGGTGCTCCGGGTCCCGCTCGTAGGTCAGGATCTGCGGCCCGAGCCGCTGGACGATGCGCATCATCCCGTCGATCGCGTTGACGTAGCCCTCCTCGAGCCGCGTCAGGTGCTTCTGGATCCCCCTGGTCGTGATCAGAAACCCCCACGCGCCGCAGTGGTAAGTCTGCAGGTTCAGATCGGTCGGCTCCGCGACGATGGCGGCGTCGATGCGCCACGGACACGATTCGAGAAAGTACTTCGTGCCGACGCCGGTGGTGTCGTGGTGCATCACCGCGGTGACGATCAGGTCGCCGCGCGGCCGCGCGGCCGCCTGCAGGACCGCCGCGGCGGCGGCGATCATCGACCCGAGGCCGCCCTTCATGTCGGTGACCATGCCGCCGTACAGCCGGCCGCCCTCGACCCACGGGTCGTACGGGCTGCGCCGCCACTTGCCGAAGGGACGGTTCATGTCGAGGTGCCCGTTGAGCATGATGCTCTTGTAGGCCGGGTCCCCGCGGGCAATGCCGATCACATTCGCACGGCCGTTCGTGACTTCCTGAAGCTCCACCGCGAACCCGAACCGCTCCAGCTCCGCCGCGACGAATTCGCCGAGCGGGCGCTCCTCGCCGAGCGGGCTCGGGATGCGCAGGATACCTTTGGTGAGTTCGACCAGCTGCCCCTCGTCGACCAGCGCGGCGGGGTCGGTGCGTGCTCCGGTTTCCACGGTCGGCTCCCTTCCGGACGGAACGGTGTTCAGACGGCGGCGGCCTGCTTGGCGCGCTCAAACCCCTCGCGGTAACGTCTCACGAGCCAGCGGTTGAAGCTCGCGAGCGGTTCTTCTTGCCAGGAGTAGCGGCCGCGGGCCGCGTAGCGGGACCGGAGTCCCTTCTGCACCGCGGCGTCCGCCGGGAAGTCCTGGCTCGTCATCACTAGCAGGCCGCCCGTGGCCATCTTCTTGATCTCGTCGAACCGGCGGCCGATGTACTTGCCACTCGGAAACAGGTTACCGAAGCGCACGTCGAAGGTACCGGGCCCCGTCGGCAGCACGATACGGAAGAGCGCGGAGTCGGTGTTCATCCCGAGCAGCAGCGTGGGCGGGATGAGACCGAAGATGCTGTTGTTCCGCTCGAAGTCGGTCAGCGTGTCGATCACCGGGAGCAGCGCCTTGTACGTGGGATTCAGCGCGTAGTCCTTGTGCGTCGCCTTGGCCCGCGAGACGACGACGGCCTCTTCGTCGTGGTGGTCGGTGTGGATGAGCGCGCCGCCCGGAACGACCTCGTGCAGTCCGCGGTGGAGGCGGTCGCAGTGGTAACACTCGATGCTGTTCTCGTGCATAACTTTCCAGTTCCAGTTGAGCCCGTTCTGGCTCTTGATCTCCCCGGGCTCCATGTTCTCGAGATGCCAGTTCGCGATCCAGTCGCTGAACCGCCGGAGCCGCGGGGCGAGAGGCGCGGCGTCCGGGTCGAAGTTGGCGAAGATGAACCCGTTCCAGATCTCCACCTTGAGGCCGGGCAGCCGGATCGCGTCCTTCTCGAACCCGGGCGTGCGCGACATCTCGGGGGCCGCGGTGAGCCGGCCCGTGAGGTCGTAGGTCCAGAAGTGGTACGGGCACTGGAAGAACTTGAGGTTGCCGCTCGTTTCCGGCGGCTGCTTGCCCCATTCGGACGGCGGCGCCTCGCCGGGCGCGGTGACCACCATGCACCGGTGCCGGCACACGCCGGACATGACCCGGATCTCATCACTCGCGCTGCGCACGACGATCAGCGGCTCATCCACGATCGTGATCGAATAGTAGTCGCCGACGGTGGGCACCTGTTCGACGCGGCCGAGGCAGAGCCATTCGTGCGAGAAGAGCACTTCCTTCTCGAATTCGTAGAAGTCGTGATCGGTATAGCACTGAGGAGGGAGCGTGACCGCCTCGGCGATAGATCCGGCCGAAGGCTCGAGTTGTTCCACAATCCCCCGGACGACCGGCGAAAAGGCCGCCCGCCGCAGCGCGATCTTGCCTGGATCCAAAGATCCGTTCGTCTCAGGGTGGGAGTCGAGTTGCCGGGTGCGGCGTGTCGGTGCCTCTTTCGCCATGTGCGCAGCTCCTTTGCGTGACTGTGCCACCGTCGAGCCGAAATGAGCGTTCGGCGTCGACCCATTACACCCTCCGTTCCTCGGGTGCGCTTGGCTGCACGATAAGTATGCCGGTGGAAAACTAAGCCGGCGCGGCTGCCGAACGTGCGCAGCCAGCGCCGGCCCCGATACTGCCTCGCCCTAGGCGCCGATCGATCGGGTCGCGGATAAACAGATCACGCGGCGGATGGCCCAGCGGGCCGCCGCAAATTGGGTGGCGGGACCACCGGACGTAGCCCCAGCGATCACGGCCGTCCATCCGTCGAAGACGTGCTGCCAGCCGTCGCCGCCGCCTGTGACCGGGTATCCTGCGAGGAGATGGGCGGCAGGTACTGGTAGCGAGCGCGCAGGTATC from bacterium harbors:
- a CDS encoding M20/M25/M40 family metallo-hydrolase, whose protein sequence is METGARTDPAALVDEGQLVELTKGILRIPSPLGEERPLGEFVAAELERFGFAVELQEVTNGRANVIGIARGDPAYKSIMLNGHLDMNRPFGKWRRSPYDPWVEGGRLYGGMVTDMKGGLGSMIAAAAAVLQAAARPRGDLIVTAVMHHDTTGVGTKYFLESCPWRIDAAIVAEPTDLNLQTYHCGAWGFLITTRGIQKHLTRLEEGYVNAIDGMMRIVQRLGPQILTYERDPEHPFLPRMVWGYINGGAPERHKLTAETCTLQGDVRFLPSMSFDGIRRDFERLLAEVCAEMPGLSAKVQAATQQWPYRIGHDAEIVRTITDVQTRLLGRAPRLLEGMPLAAGVTDAADIMRHGIPAAIYGPGEFLQVADESVAVADLVAGARVMAAVCADITGRRR
- a CDS encoding aromatic ring-hydroxylating dioxygenase subunit alpha — protein: MAKEAPTRRTRQLDSHPETNGSLDPGKIALRRAAFSPVVRGIVEQLEPSAGSIAEAVTLPPQCYTDHDFYEFEKEVLFSHEWLCLGRVEQVPTVGDYYSITIVDEPLIVVRSASDEIRVMSGVCRHRCMVVTAPGEAPPSEWGKQPPETSGNLKFFQCPYHFWTYDLTGRLTAAPEMSRTPGFEKDAIRLPGLKVEIWNGFIFANFDPDAAPLAPRLRRFSDWIANWHLENMEPGEIKSQNGLNWNWKVMHENSIECYHCDRLHRGLHEVVPGGALIHTDHHDEEAVVVSRAKATHKDYALNPTYKALLPVIDTLTDFERNNSIFGLIPPTLLLGMNTDSALFRIVLPTGPGTFDVRFGNLFPSGKYIGRRFDEIKKMATGGLLVMTSQDFPADAAVQKGLRSRYAARGRYSWQEEPLASFNRWLVRRYREGFERAKQAAAV